The Amaranthus tricolor cultivar Red isolate AtriRed21 chromosome 2, ASM2621246v1, whole genome shotgun sequence genome contains the following window.
ttaggatttttaaccttatatatttatacaagATCTAAAACATTTTATTAATCCAGCTacccaaaaaatcaaaattagtggaaaaaagtaaatttttatCTTGTAGTTAGTGGTTACAAATTGGGGGAAAAATTCATTGTTATCGAAGAGTGAACTCAGTGAAGAACCTCTTGAATTCTTCAATTATAGGTAttatatttatcaaatttagtttcaaattatgtgttatttgtttcaaattaagttatctcattattttttatttattttttctgtaTAGCATAGAATTTTCAATGAGGATGACAAATGAATATGATTTATGTTGATGAAGCTTTGAGATTCTTCTGAAGAAGATATTACTTTTGGATACTCATCTTCTCACCGACTTAATCGGTGCTATCTCCTCCATCTCtttatttaccttttttttctacTGCATAATTGTGTTATTATGATTCCTAAGTACTAATCAGGATCAggaaaaagtaaaaaacaaaaaaggaacAACAATTAATTCAACCTTAAAAAGGTGCTCttgaaaagttttttaaaaaagaaaccaCTACACAACCTTCAAATCTTTAAGAGGAAAATAATGTTAACTGTGATGATGTTGATATCAATACACATGTGGGTGTTAATGGTGACCACATTGATGTTTCAATTAACATAGAAAATGTTGACAATTTTGAAGACCCAACACAAGATTATGACGAATTTGATGATAATgttaaacaaaatgaaaatagcACGTTTGACTTATATGACCCTAGAAATTGGGATACTCTTGATATAAATTCTATTAGTACTTTGGCACTGAATGGACCTAAAAGAGATTTAGAATTGGTGAAAGGCCCAAGAAATAGTGTTAATCGTAGCTTTTCTTCGACTCACTATATAAGATCCTTGCCTGATGGTGAAACTTGTGATCGAGAATGACTTGTGTACTCAAAGGATCTTGATGGAATGTTTTGCTTTTGTTGTATGTTCTTAAAAAAAAGGATCGGTAAAAGGTGCTTTAGTTGGTGAAGGTTTTTGTAATTGGAATCATCTAAGTTTTAGACTTAGAGAACATGAAATTAGTAGTGATCGTATTTTAAATATGACTTGGTGTGAACTTCGAATTAGATTGCAAAAGAATGAAACAATAGATAACGTTTCTTTACAACAATTAAAGAAGGAGTAGTATTTGAAAAATGTGTTTATACACTTTATATGTTATTGATCAAACAAATGATTCATTGGAGAAACGATTTGAACAATTTCAATCGATATGAAGATATTTTTGGCTTACTGTTCAATTAAATTCAATAGATGATGCAAATCTCAAATCTCATTGTATTCACTTAGAATGTTCTCTTAAAAAGGAGAGGTTTCCGATATTGATTGAAATGATTTGTTCGTGGAGTTATTGTTGCTAGGATTTTATCAACTATTCCTATCACTGTTGCATCCGCATAAAGCTTTTTGAAGTTGAAATTGTTGAAGTTGTTTTTACGAAGCTTTATGTCACAAGAGAGGCTAAATGGACTTGCTTTAATGGCTATTGAAAGTGACATTTTGGAGGAAGTTGATGTTGAAAGTGCTTTAGATAATTTTGCTTCAAAACATGTGAAAAGAGCAACATTATTTAAGTGGATTGTTTGAAAACTTTAGTACTTTAAGTAATTTTAGAATGTAATTTAACAATTCATTTtgtattaagtatttttttaagttgaggctttattgttttaattatttatgaagTCCCCACTATGAacaaaattgcaaaaataacAAGGCCTCCACAATCTTTGCTCTACCCCTGCTCATGGTTCATTTTTACTGGAAGAATAGTTTTCGTTTCGTGGATATATTATCTCCTCAACACTTGGTAACGAAGGGGAAAGGTTTGTAGAATCCAACCCAGAGTAAAATAGAAAGAGTAAAGGAAGAGCATGCAGGTGTTTGGTATTTTGGGGCTAACACTTAGCAACCGTGCTTGACAATTGACATAAATCAACGCATCCTAATGATAGCTAACTCTAAGCAGAACAAGTTTCTGACCTAAAATCTGCTATGCCACTCAGCAAAGAAAATTTTCAGTTAAGATCTTCAACTTACCGTCAACAGATCATCAGGGTCAAACATGTGGTGTGTCGTTTTCTGCAAAATGTTTATTACGTCACCAACTTGATGCGTCAAAAGCAGCTCATCCTCTTTCATCTGCAAGTAAGAAGATAGTTTTGAGCACTCCTACTATGTTGCAAACAAGTTTGGAAGACACAGACGATAAGAGCACAAAGAGGACGAGAAAAGATCATCACCTTAAATATGGCTAAAGCTACATGAAACAAAACTGTAGCTCCTTCGTAGAAAAGGATATCCCACACCCGCATTGTTGTCTAGGGAACAAACTCCAGAAAAGAATCGTCAATTATGAGtaagagaaataataaaaaagatagCAGAAATAAATTTCTTGGTCCAACCTCTGAAGGCAGGCTTTTCGAAAAGAGGCATAAAAACCACTCGGTGGCAACAAGGGAGACATCAAACTCCAATGCTTCCAAATGAGCAGCTATCCTACAATATTCTTTTCCAATATGTATCATGAATGCAACTAAACAGTTGAAATCACTGGATGTCGAAATTCTAGGGGAAGTGAACGAGTACCTAGGACACTTCTTGGTGAGTAAATCCTGGAAAACTCTCTGTTCAACATGGCATCCTGAGAGGTTATTTGTGTAACAGTCATTAACTAAAACATCTTCCAATAGGACAGCAAGCATCCAAAATGCATCTTCTTCTGTCTTCATTACGAGTAATAATAATGCAGCAACATAATTTAAACCCTGATAACAAATTAAGCCAGGTAAGTCGATGCAGAGGGGGTAAAATTCAAAGGCAGTCATGGGGAGTAGAACATCAGAgacaaatgttttattcaacAATTGGTACAAAAAAGAGAGCACACCCCCGTCCCCCAAAAAGAAAGGTTCTCATGCAGTAACAAATCAATGATACTTTTGTTATTGGGCTTTTACACAAAAGACCCGcataagaggagagttgactACACTTAAACCCAATGAGGTTACAAATTGGTAATAAgaggagtagcccatcaagtatatatgttagtcaacctctCTCTAATTCTTCAATGTGGGATACATATGAGTTATTTTCCAATAATCAATAGATGAATGTAGAAAATAGCAGTAAAACAATCAGCCCAAGGATGAGTGTTAGCACAAACCGAAGATCATTCActtgttttgcacataaaatagaTTCAAAAATCACCTGACAGTAACCAACATAACAATCACGAAATGAGTAACCAACAAGAACACGTCGGAGAGCTGCATGACCCTCTGGTGTATCCAACCAAGGATGGCCAGGGAAAGTTCGAGGCAAGTCCTGCATATATACAAgaacattaattaattataccatAGATTCATCATGCTTTCTAATGGATTTTCAACTCAATAAGCATTAACTTAGTTAAAATAGTGACCCACATTTGGAATTCAAATCAGTTCTAAATAAGCACAACTTAATTGCTAAACTCGTCTATTTGTTGCTATGTCAAAAGTTAGTGATGCGGCAAACAGGATCAACGTTATTTCTGGTGATTTCCAAACACTAGGCACTGCATTCTAATTGCAATGACCCTAGTATTGAAGGAAGTGATCTATATATAGTTTAAACTCAATCACTATGTGTTACTAATTCTCTTATATTGCCACACCCGACTATAGTTACAAACTAATAATGCGTTAGTAGGATCATAGAGGTCTTGAAAAATAACCACTTCTTTTCTTTCACTTCTATACGAATCGAATATATAGCTCATTTAGATCTTCAAGATCGCAACTAAATATGAATCGAATATATAGTTCATTCAGATCTACAAGATCACAACTAAGATAATGATACCAACAAAACTCACAGAATTCAAAGTATGAATAAGATTTTTGCATATTCGGCTTCACCAGGTTCAAGCTTACAAAATATCTTGTCACgctagctctgataccatatcaaggaaccaactcaaccaaaagcttaagctgaatGGTTGAGACattatgatatgttatatactctgacATAGACCACCATCAACAATTGTAATTTCTCATCACATTAAACATTAATAACATGTATTTAGAACGTCAAAACTCAATTTTTCATTACATTAGGTTTTGGGAGGGAACTACCCATGGACACAAAACTATGCAGGCTTACCTACTGTATCACGAGTTCAAGACGAACACATTCTATGTTCCAATGCTTGATTGAACGAAGTGCACACTCAGAACCTCGAAACCAGAACAACATTATTATCCTAATCTTCAACTAAACTCAAATCATATGCTAATAATATAAAAACAGACAATCAATTTGAGATTGATTATCAGCAACACAGTcatttgtaaattttaaatcaaaatcagCAGCAAACAATTCAATTTGATGACTCAGTACAACCAATAGTCATCCTGCAAATATAATACAAGAaacaatccaaaaaaaaaaggcCACAATCAGGCTTCCATCTTTCAACAGTAAAAAAAGACCAATTCAACATTTGAACTCACATGATCAATCTGTTTGGTAGCAGCTGTAGCCTTGCCCTCGGTGGCCTTGATAAGATCATCATAATAACTCTCAGGCACAGTGGATTTTTTCTTAGCAGCACCAGATAAAGCAAACCAAATCTTAGGCCTTAAAACAGGAGGAATTCCCTTCCTAATTAGCTTCTTTAATGTGATAGCATTAGCTAAAGCTGATAATTTAAGGGAAGCTTTAAGGGTTGATGAGGCTTGAGTATGAAGATACCAATTTGCACCTTTGCTAGCTTCTAATGCCCACCATACCCTTCCTTGTTCCCTTACTTTCTCTCTTACCTCATTCAATACATTTACATCATCCACATTTCCTTCCACTGAAAACCCATAAATATCTTGGAATTTCACTGTCAAATTCGCCCTCCTTGTATGAATACTTGGCCTGTAATTTATTACATGAGCCTGATATTCACATGAAATATTTTTCCTGCTCTCTGTCCCATACATTTCTATAGGATCAAAGGTGTAAATAGATCAAGATTTTAAGAAGAGATAATGAGGAGAGGAACCAATTGCTGAGATTTGatcaaatttatcaaaacatgAGGAAAATAGCTTTAATTCAAAATACCCAAATAGAAAAACCTCAAATTTGGTCCAACAAATGCTTACAATTCAAAATTTAAGAAGATTGTTGTAGAAAGATATGATTTTTCAGCTAAATGACTACATCTAGGATCTGGGAACAACAAAATTCAACACAGCCCCTTAAAAAGATAGAAAAATGAATCTAAATGAGGGAAATTTGAAAACTATACACACCCTTATTTATCCAAATGCCTTCATAAAAATGATTGGATCAAAATGAACAGATGAAACCAGATAAACATGAAATGATAAGACAAGAAAAGAACAAAGCAACAAGATGTACCCAcagaataaattatttattcaaaatatttcaaacaaaataagtttaaaaaatgatcaaatgaacaaggaaaaaaagCAACTTTTTTTCCTTGTGCTCAATTAAGCAATAATCTGAAAATTCAGGAGAAAAAGGATAGAAAGGAAGAAAGAGGTCTAATGTTGAACACCAAAAGAAAAATCCCCGACGAGTGCGGGATTTGAGGATATTGTAGAAGGCTCCTAACTGGACGATggaaagaggagagagaaagaagagagTGAGGTGGTCACGAATTCACGATGGAGAATCAGCTTCTGTCCGTGTTGAAACTTGAAACCACCTAAGAGCACTCTGTgagtaataaaaatttttcaatcaaacaaaatttttacACCAAAGGACAAGCTGGTCTAAATTCTTCAATCCTACTCCCTCTCTATCCTAAAGAGCTTGTAATATCACACTGATatgagaaaatgagaaaaaaattatgtgaataacaattaaataaagtgataaaaatgttatttaatataaaaatattataataaaagtattgataaactcattaaaaataatagaaatgagaataatataatttctttggtttttgtatttttatttttggatttatcttagatattttcttattaggacaattattaaattttaaagatcTCTAGTGATTTTGTTTATGAATAGTATCAGGACAAAAAGTAGACCTTGTTAATGAAAACTAAGTTGTTTGTTTATTTgcgttttattattattgtaaataaatGTGCGACTCGAGCTAATGTAACATTACTTGTATTTGATGATAGTTGATACTATGAAGAAGAATTCAAAACTACTCAATGATTTGTTTGgaaatatacattttatttacaaataaattttaaatttgaggtgaattttttgtttggatgaattagaattttaaattttaaatttaactcaaatttacggggaattaaaaataaatgtgacACATAGAATCGAAAATAACCACTCAATAGCTATCATTTGCGAATTCTAACTTGGAGATagcattttcttttcaaatggtATTGTATTTCCTTAATAGGAATTGAATTGAAaagtttaagaaaattatatgatatCCAATTATCCATACTCATTTGGCAGCTACAAATTCACAAAGATTTGATTATCAAAattaacaatatttattttacaACTATTCAATTATAAACTAACactgaatttgaatttgaatttgaatttaaatttaaaattcatagttTAGAAATTCAAAACTGAACTCTAACAATTTAAAATTCAACTGAATATCAAATATTCATAAGATCGATAAAGCACAGAATTACTAAACAGGAGCCATGACCTAATGCTAAAACAAATAAGAGCTTGCTTGAAAGAATAAGGTGCGTTCGAATGAGCGCCTCAAATGCTTAAATGAGCAACTTATATTTTTCGCTTTGTTTATTCATGTATTAGCTTATTCCCTTGTTTGGTTGAATAGACAGTTGggatgctcgttcgagcatatAATTCTATCAagattttatgaaaaatttcaTGTGGTGACCACAAGTTTTTGGTTTTTCCCACGTGGTGAACAAACATTTTATAATCTGTGTGGTGACTTTAAGCTTTTAACTTTTTCACTTGGCAGACAAAACGTTAATGCTATGTTTGAGAATGAGgatttcatataaaaatatagatttgactcaaatttagaGTTCGgcaaatataaaaatttcaattttggatTTGAGTCAAATCCACAAATGTTACACAAATGGTTAAAGATGAGAATTTGAAGATG
Protein-coding sequences here:
- the LOC130805288 gene encoding uncharacterized protein LOC130805288 is translated as MYGTESRKNISCEYQAHVINYRPSIHTRRANLTVKFQDIYGFSVEGNVDDVNVLNEVREKVREQGRVWWALEASKGANWYLHTQASSTLKASLKLSALANAITLKKLIRKGIPPVLRPKIWFALSGAAKKKSTVPESYYDDLIKATEGKATAATKQIDHDLPRTFPGHPWLDTPEGHAALRRVLVGYSFRDCYVGYCQGLNYVAALLLLVMKTEEDAFWMLAVLLEDVLVNDCYTNNLSGCHVEQRVFQDLLTKKCPRIAAHLEALEFDVSLVATEWFLCLFSKSLPSETTMRVWDILFYEGATVLFHVALAIFKMKEDELLLTHQVGDVINILQKTTHHMFDPDDLLTVAFDKIGSMTTNTISKQRKKQEPAVMKELDQRFRRLNSLPDDDS